The DNA sequence TTGCCCTCGAGGGCCTGGCCCAGCAGTTCGCGCAGCTGGGACAGCTGGTGGTCGTCGATGGTGTCGCCGAGTTCGACGATGCGCTGATCGACCCGGCCCGAGTCGGTGATCACGACCATCAGTAGCCGCGCCGGGGTCAGTGCCACGATCTCGAGGTGGCGCACCGTCGAGGTGGACAGCGTGGGGTACTGCACGATCGCGACCTGGCGGGTCAGCTGTGCGAGCAGTTTGACCGCGCGGCGCAGCACGTCGTCCAGGTCGACGCCGGATTCCAGGAACTGCAGGATCGCGCGGCGCTCCGAGGAGGACAGCGGCTTGACCTGGTCGAGCCGGTTGACGAATTCGCGATAGCCCTTCTCGGTGGGCACCCGGCCGGAGCTGGTGTGTGGCTGGGCGATATAGCCCTCGGCCTCCAGCACCGCCATGTCGTTGCGCACGGTCGCGCTGGAGACGCCGAGGTTGTGGCGCTCGACCAACGCCTTGGAGCCGATCGGCTCCTGGGTCGCGACGAAGTCGGCAACGATGGCACGGAGCACCTCAAAGCGACGGTCGTCAGCACTTCCCATCTGGTACACCTCCAAGTCGTCTCCATTTTACGGTCATCATCTGCACAATTAGCACCCACGGCCGCCGAGTGCCACCCCGCGCCGCGGTGCGTCACGCGGTGGTCACCCGCGCACCGAAGTTCGCCCTGCACTGGCATTCGGCCGCGCAGCGACTAGCCTTGCTCACATGGTGACGCCAGCCCTCGAGGACGAGCTCGGGATG is a window from the Mycolicibacterium anyangense genome containing:
- the hrcA gene encoding heat-inducible transcriptional repressor HrcA; the protein is MGSADDRRFEVLRAIVADFVATQEPIGSKALVERHNLGVSSATVRNDMAVLEAEGYIAQPHTSSGRVPTEKGYREFVNRLDQVKPLSSSERRAILQFLESGVDLDDVLRRAVKLLAQLTRQVAIVQYPTLSTSTVRHLEIVALTPARLLMVVITDSGRVDQRIVELGDTIDDHQLSQLRELLGQALEGKRLAAASVAVADLAARLDGSGGLGDAVGRSATVLLESLVEHNEERLLMGGTANLTRNTADFGSSLRTVLEALEEQVVVLRLLAAQQEAGKVTVRIGHETEAEQILGTSVVTTTYGSSNTVYGGMGVLGPTRMDYPGTIANVAAVATYIGEVLGNRTG